The nucleotide sequence AAAAGCCTGCGCGCCGTATCGTGGTCGAGTTCGACCTTGCCCTCGAGCGCTTCGAGCAGGTGGCGCGCGCCGCGGTCGTGGATGCCGCGCCGGGCCATGTCGAGCGTCTCGAGTTCCTTCGCCGAGGTCTTGCGGAGCGCCTTGTAATAGCTGTCGCAGATGGCGAAATATTCGCGCACCGCGCGGCGGAAGCGCGTCAGGCCCAGCCCGATCGTCCCGGCATCGCGGCCATGATGATCGCGCAGCGCGATCGCCAGCCGCCCCTCGACCACCGCAAGCCGCAGCGACCAGGGCCCTGCGTGGCCGAGATCGACGGCCCGCAGCGGGCGAAAATGGCTGTCGACCGCCAGGTCGTGCAGCGCCGCCGCGCGTTCCTGCTCGACCTCCGGCCCGCGTGCGAGCACGGTCGATTCGTCGAGCGAGATCGCCGCGATGCGGTCGCTGGAAGGGCTGGTCTCGGCCATGGCGGGGCTTTCGCAGACGCAGCAAGCGGCGGCAAGCGTCTCCTCCCCGAAACGGGGAGGTGGCAGTCGCCGCAGGCGACCAACGTAGGGGAAACGCACCCTGCACACCGATGCCGAGGGGCCCCTCCCCCCATTTCGTTCGGTCCGCCGCCCAGCGCCGAGGTGGATGTGCCCGCTATCCACACGCAGTTTCTCGCCCGCCCTCTTGCCGCGAATCCCGCATCGGCGCATCACGCGCGCATGGCCGAAGAAGACCTCCTGATCCGCCCCGACACTCCCACCGCGCAATCGCCCGCGGGCCGCAAGCTGCCCGCCAACCTCGAGGCCGAGGCCGCCTTTCTCGGCGCCGTGCTGATCGACAACCGGCTGATGGAAGAGATGCCGGTGCCGCTGCGGCCCGAACATTTCTTCGATCCGTTGCACGGCCGCATTCTCGACCGCATCCTCGTCCTGCTCGACAAGCAGATGGTCGTCACCCCGGTGACGCTCAAACCCTATTTCGAGGCCGACGAGGCGCTCAAGGAGCTCGGCGGCACCGGCTATCTCGCCCGGCTCACCGCCGACGGCCAGGGCCTGCTCGCCCCGCGCGAACTGGCCCAGCAGATCTACGACCTGGCGCTCTTGCGAGAGCTGGTCACGGTCGGGCGCAACCTCGTCGAAGGGGCGCTCGACACCAGCGAGGAAGTCGAGCCGATGCGGCAGATCGAGCAGGCCGAGGCGCGCCTGTTCGAGGTCGCCGAGGGCGCCGCGGGGTCGAGCGACGCGGAAAGCTTCCGCGGTGCGGCGAACAAGGCGCTGGAGATGATCGAAACCGCGATCAACTCGGGCGGCCACGTCTCGGGCAAGACCACCGGGCTCGTCTCGATCAACGACAAGTGCGGCGGGCTGCACGATTCCGATCTCATCATCCTCGCCGGGCGTCCGGGCATGGGCAAGTCGTCGCTCGCCACCAACATCGCCTTCAATTGCGCCGACCGCTACGTGCGCGACAGGCGCGACGGGATCGCCAAGAGCGTCGGCGCCCCGGTGGCGCTGTTCAGCCTCGAAATGAGCGCCGACCAGCTCGCCACCCGCATCCTCGCCGAACAGGCGGGCATTCCGTCCGAGAAGCTGCGCATGGGCAAGATCGGCCGCGACGAGTTCCAGGACCTCTCCTACGCCAGCCAGCGCCTCGCCGACCTGCCGCTGTTCATCGACGATACCCCGGCGCTGACCATCGGCGCGCTGCGCACCCGCGCCCGGCGCTTGAAGCGCCGCCACGACATCGGGCTGATCGTGGTCGATTACCTGCAGCTGCTGCAGGGCAGCGGCCGCGCCACCGACAACCGGGTCAACGAGATTTCCGAGATCAGCCGCGGGCTCAAGACGCTGGCCAAGGAACTGCAGGTCCCGGTCATCGCGCTATCCCAGCTCAGCCGCGCGGTCGAACAGCGCGACGACAAGCGCCCGATGCTCTCCGACCTGCGCGAATCCGGCTCG is from Croceibacterium aestuarii and encodes:
- a CDS encoding replicative DNA helicase, producing the protein MAEEDLLIRPDTPTAQSPAGRKLPANLEAEAAFLGAVLIDNRLMEEMPVPLRPEHFFDPLHGRILDRILVLLDKQMVVTPVTLKPYFEADEALKELGGTGYLARLTADGQGLLAPRELAQQIYDLALLRELVTVGRNLVEGALDTSEEVEPMRQIEQAEARLFEVAEGAAGSSDAESFRGAANKALEMIETAINSGGHVSGKTTGLVSINDKCGGLHDSDLIILAGRPGMGKSSLATNIAFNCADRYVRDRRDGIAKSVGAPVALFSLEMSADQLATRILAEQAGIPSEKLRMGKIGRDEFQDLSYASQRLADLPLFIDDTPALTIGALRTRARRLKRRHDIGLIVVDYLQLLQGSGRATDNRVNEISEISRGLKTLAKELQVPVIALSQLSRAVEQRDDKRPMLSDLRESGSIEQDADMVWFIFREDYYVLSREPKVPQGDDDMKTAEAHAAWAAEMERVHGLAELIVAKQRHGSTGKVRLRFEPKITRFTDLAEGDYGGGGDWE
- a CDS encoding UPF0262 family protein, whose product is MAETSPSSDRIAAISLDESTVLARGPEVEQERAAALHDLAVDSHFRPLRAVDLGHAGPWSLRLAVVEGRLAIALRDHHGRDAGTIGLGLTRFRRAVREYFAICDSYYKALRKTSAKELETLDMARRGIHDRGARHLLEALEGKVELDHDTARRLFTLVCVLHIRG